In Capillimicrobium parvum, a genomic segment contains:
- a CDS encoding IclR family transcriptional regulator produces the protein MPPSLSSVDNALRLVHVLSQRDEVGVAEAGRLLGVARSTAHRLLASLVVHGFAEQDPARRTYRAGPALRESGLAVLRRYDVRDHARPYLEGVSERTGETTHLLVLAGADSLFVDGVEGSRSVRTTTRQGASFPAHSTSGGKALLAELSHDELQALYPDERLPALTARTIAARSELEAELDRIRAQGYARNDGESDDHITSAAAVVRDRAGLARFAISVSAPAFRADEATMDALIEAVTEACARATRPDGSARRAP, from the coding sequence ATGCCGCCCTCGCTCAGCTCCGTCGACAACGCCCTGCGCCTCGTGCACGTCCTCAGCCAGCGCGACGAGGTCGGCGTGGCCGAGGCCGGCCGGCTGCTGGGGGTGGCGCGGTCGACCGCGCACCGACTGCTGGCGTCGCTCGTCGTGCACGGCTTCGCCGAGCAGGATCCTGCGCGCCGGACGTACCGCGCGGGCCCCGCGCTGCGCGAGTCGGGCCTCGCGGTGCTGCGCCGCTACGACGTGCGCGACCACGCGCGCCCATACCTCGAAGGCGTCTCGGAGCGCACGGGGGAGACGACCCACCTCCTCGTGCTCGCGGGCGCCGACTCGCTCTTCGTCGACGGCGTCGAGGGCAGCCGGTCCGTGCGCACCACCACCCGCCAGGGCGCCTCGTTTCCGGCGCACTCCACGTCGGGCGGCAAGGCGCTGCTCGCCGAGCTCTCCCACGACGAGCTGCAGGCGCTGTATCCCGATGAGCGCCTGCCCGCGCTGACGGCTCGCACGATCGCCGCCCGATCGGAGCTCGAGGCGGAGCTCGACCGCATCCGGGCCCAGGGCTACGCGCGCAACGACGGCGAGTCCGACGACCACATCACGAGCGCGGCCGCGGTCGTGCGCGACCGCGCCGGCCTGGCGCGCTTCGCCATCAGCGTGTCGGCCCCCGCCTTCCGAGCGGACGAGGCGACCATGGACGCGCTGATCGAGGCGGTCACCGAGGCATGCGCACGCGCGACGCGGCCTGACGGAAGCGCTCGCCGCGCTCCGTGA
- a CDS encoding GntR family transcriptional regulator, giving the protein MEKLATERHNVDAVHDRLRGAILRGDIPPGEVLQQVALAEELGVSRTPLREAFRLLQREGLLEGSPNRSYRVTSFSPRDLEELYVTFLPLQALAIRLTIPLLQSSDIATMMGDLAQMDHYAEAQDVEGWEVPHREFHRRLIQHAGRRVVELLDQLSDHAGRYRRVYLAGTSYGFEAAAAEHRELLESCRAGDTNLAAARLAHHLAHTALDVLAMADDAYEPHALKVALAVAQLPLPDER; this is encoded by the coding sequence ATGGAGAAGCTCGCAACCGAGCGCCACAACGTCGACGCCGTCCACGACCGGCTGCGCGGCGCCATCCTCCGGGGCGACATCCCGCCGGGGGAGGTGCTCCAGCAGGTCGCGCTCGCCGAGGAGCTCGGGGTCAGCCGCACGCCGCTGCGTGAGGCGTTCCGCCTACTCCAGCGCGAGGGCCTGCTCGAGGGCAGCCCGAACCGCTCCTACCGGGTCACGTCGTTCTCGCCGCGCGACCTCGAGGAGCTCTACGTCACCTTCCTCCCGCTCCAGGCGCTGGCGATCCGCCTGACGATCCCGCTGCTGCAGAGCTCGGACATCGCGACGATGATGGGCGACCTCGCCCAGATGGACCACTACGCCGAGGCGCAGGACGTCGAGGGCTGGGAGGTCCCGCACCGCGAGTTCCACCGCCGCCTGATCCAGCACGCCGGCCGGCGCGTCGTCGAGCTGCTCGATCAGCTCTCCGACCACGCGGGCCGCTACCGGCGCGTGTACCTCGCGGGCACGTCCTACGGCTTCGAGGCGGCCGCGGCCGAGCACCGCGAGCTGCTCGAGTCCTGCCGGGCCGGCGACACGAACCTCGCCGCCGCCCGGCTCGCCCACCACCTCGCGCACACGGCGCTCGACGTGCTCGCGATGGCCGACGACGCCTACGAGCCGCACGCGCTCAAGGTCGCGCTCGCGGTCGCCCAGCTGCCGCTGCCGGACGAGCGCTGA
- a CDS encoding thiamine pyrophosphate-dependent dehydrogenase E1 component subunit alpha, producing MATTRRRTQSRSARRPDAVAAAHAPQRPLDLLAALRDMTLIRLFEQEAERQYKRARIGGYCHLAIGQEAATVGAVAALQPQDKLLTSYRSHGFALARGTSPQAVMAELFGREDGCAAGRGGSMHLLDPDRGYLGGWGIVAGQLPIATGVALAGVKRGEKMAVLCELGDGAVNMGAWHEALNLAAVWRLPVVFAVFNNGYGMGTTVDQASAEPEIHKRAAAFRMPGERVDGQDVEAVHAAADALLQRAREDRQPAVLEVMTYRLRGHSVADAGTAYRTKDEVEEWASKRDPLALATQKLLAAGVAEGELDAVAREAQEAVDAAVAFADASPQPSVDTLAEFVYGDPRTAEQFARMAPGAPAGEAQVIAQLQQAA from the coding sequence ATGGCCACCACCCGCCGCCGTACCCAGAGCCGGAGCGCCCGGCGTCCCGACGCGGTGGCGGCCGCCCACGCACCGCAGCGGCCGCTCGATCTGCTCGCGGCCCTGCGCGACATGACGCTGATCCGCCTCTTCGAGCAGGAGGCCGAACGCCAGTACAAGCGCGCCCGCATCGGCGGCTACTGCCACCTGGCGATCGGGCAGGAGGCGGCGACCGTCGGCGCCGTGGCCGCGCTCCAGCCGCAGGACAAGCTGCTGACCTCCTACCGCTCCCATGGGTTCGCGCTCGCCCGCGGCACGTCGCCCCAGGCCGTCATGGCCGAGCTGTTCGGCCGCGAGGACGGCTGCGCCGCCGGCCGCGGCGGGTCGATGCACCTCCTCGACCCCGATCGCGGCTACCTCGGCGGCTGGGGCATCGTCGCCGGCCAGCTACCGATCGCCACGGGCGTCGCGCTCGCCGGAGTCAAGCGCGGCGAGAAGATGGCGGTGCTCTGCGAGCTCGGCGACGGCGCCGTGAACATGGGTGCATGGCACGAGGCGCTCAACCTTGCCGCGGTATGGCGCCTGCCCGTCGTGTTCGCCGTCTTCAACAACGGCTACGGCATGGGCACGACGGTCGACCAGGCGTCGGCCGAGCCCGAGATCCACAAGCGCGCCGCGGCATTCCGGATGCCCGGCGAGCGTGTGGACGGCCAGGACGTCGAGGCCGTCCACGCGGCGGCCGACGCCCTGCTGCAGCGGGCCCGCGAGGACCGTCAGCCCGCCGTCCTCGAGGTCATGACGTACCGCCTGCGCGGCCACTCGGTCGCCGACGCGGGGACCGCCTACCGCACGAAGGACGAGGTCGAGGAGTGGGCGTCCAAGCGCGACCCGCTCGCGCTGGCGACCCAGAAGCTCCTCGCCGCCGGCGTGGCGGAGGGCGAGCTCGACGCGGTCGCCCGCGAGGCGCAGGAGGCGGTCGACGCGGCCGTCGCGTTCGCCGACGCCTCGCCGCAGCCGAGCGTCGACACGCTCGCGGAGTTCGTCTACGGCGACCCGCGCACCGCCGAGCAGTTCGCCCGCATGGCCCCGGGGGCTCCCGCGGGCGAGGCGCAGGTGATCGCCCAGCTCCAGCAGGCGGCGTGA
- a CDS encoding dihydrolipoamide acetyltransferase family protein, with protein MPEVVMPRLSDSMEEGTILRWLKADGDTVNRGEEIVEIETDKATMPYEADTDGALHIVAAEGTTLPIGAVIATIGTTAEPAAANGSATAPETETAGESAGQAAEPAPAPAQAPAAPAQAPAAPASAGAGVGVGVGVGAPAAAPGNGGDRVKASPLARRIARERDIDLHALTGTGPDGRIVKSDVLAAAHAPASAPAPAETPTPTPEPAPPETPATAPEPATTAGTKGDVDIHELTRLQQVVARRMAESKATIPDFSIATDVDMAAARALRTQLKDAARTDQPVPSFNDMVVKASALALREFPHANGSYRDGHYELHTRINIGVAVAGQDALVVPTVFDADTKSLGDIARTTRGLAERVRDNTIRPPQLAGGTFTVSNLGMYGITHFTAVINPPQAAILAVGAITQQPVIRNDQITTGHLMTITLTCDHRILYGADAAQFLARIRHLLENPLTLAF; from the coding sequence GTGCCTGAAGTCGTGATGCCCCGGCTGTCGGACTCGATGGAGGAAGGCACGATCCTGCGCTGGCTCAAAGCCGACGGCGACACCGTCAACCGCGGCGAGGAGATCGTCGAGATCGAGACCGACAAGGCCACCATGCCCTACGAGGCCGACACCGACGGCGCGCTGCACATCGTGGCCGCCGAAGGCACGACCCTGCCCATCGGCGCCGTGATCGCCACCATCGGCACCACCGCCGAACCCGCCGCCGCCAACGGCTCCGCCACCGCGCCCGAAACCGAGACCGCGGGCGAGTCCGCCGGCCAGGCCGCCGAACCAGCGCCCGCCCCCGCCCAAGCGCCGGCCGCCCCCGCCCAAGCGCCGGCCGCCCCCGCCAGCGCCGGCGCCGGCGTCGGCGTCGGCGTCGGCGTCGGCGCGCCCGCCGCCGCGCCCGGCAACGGCGGCGACCGCGTCAAGGCATCACCACTGGCCCGACGCATCGCCCGCGAACGCGACATCGACCTACACGCCCTCACCGGCACCGGCCCCGACGGCCGCATCGTGAAATCCGACGTCCTCGCCGCCGCCCACGCCCCCGCCAGCGCGCCCGCACCGGCCGAAACACCGACCCCCACCCCCGAGCCCGCCCCGCCCGAGACGCCCGCGACGGCGCCGGAGCCCGCCACCACCGCCGGCACCAAGGGCGACGTCGACATTCACGAGCTCACCCGCCTACAACAGGTCGTCGCCCGCCGCATGGCCGAATCCAAAGCGACCATCCCCGACTTCTCGATCGCCACCGACGTCGACATGGCCGCCGCCCGCGCGCTACGCACCCAACTCAAGGACGCCGCCCGCACCGACCAACCCGTCCCCTCCTTCAACGACATGGTCGTCAAAGCATCCGCGCTTGCCCTCCGCGAGTTCCCCCACGCCAACGGCTCCTACCGCGACGGCCACTACGAACTCCACACCCGCATCAACATCGGCGTCGCCGTCGCCGGCCAGGACGCCCTCGTGGTCCCCACCGTCTTCGACGCCGACACCAAATCCCTCGGCGACATCGCCCGCACCACCCGGGGCCTGGCCGAGCGCGTCCGCGACAACACCATCCGCCCGCCCCAGCTCGCCGGCGGCACCTTCACCGTCTCCAACCTCGGCATGTACGGCATCACCCACTTCACCGCCGTCATCAACCCACCCCAAGCCGCCATCCTCGCCGTCGGCGCCATCACCCAACAACCCGTCATCCGCAACGACCAGATCACCACCGGCCACCTCATGACCATCACCCTCACCTGCGACCACCGCATCCTCTACGGCGCCGACGCCGCCCAATTCCTCGCCCGCATCCGCCACCTCCTCGAAAACCCCCTCACCCTCGCCTTCTGA
- the murD gene encoding UDP-N-acetylmuramoyl-L-alanine--D-glutamate ligase, which yields MRVSELDGAAVGLWGAGREAAAAFRALSAGVVAVIATDEPVPDAERARFPGARFAHGADAVTALSRCDVVVRSPGISRYRDEVLELQAAGVQLTTATNLWFAEHHDEHVIGITGTKGKSTTASLVERLVTAAGAHAELAGNIGRPLLDLLHPQRPPDVWVVELSSYQAADLRFSPEVAVVVNLFREHVDWHGSEAVYYADKLNILRHRPRVAILNGRDARLVELAGEVPSVLFGVQAGYDVEEGAVVRDGRTVVRMDHTALLGEHNALNVAAALAAADAAGWPAADPEAALAGFEPLAHRLQTVIDDGAVRFVDDSISTTPESSAAALRALPGRPLALIVGGHDRGQDFAALADAVAEHGRVRRVVGVPDNGERALAAITARCGDAVEARMAHGLDEAVGLAHGAVYRGGVVLLSPAAPSFGHFRDFTERGERFRQAASRVRMPR from the coding sequence ATGCGCGTCTCGGAGCTTGACGGCGCCGCGGTCGGCCTGTGGGGCGCCGGCCGCGAGGCCGCCGCGGCGTTCCGCGCGCTGAGCGCCGGCGTCGTCGCCGTCATCGCCACCGACGAGCCGGTGCCGGACGCCGAGCGGGCCCGCTTCCCCGGCGCCCGGTTCGCCCACGGCGCGGACGCGGTCACCGCCCTCTCTCGCTGCGACGTCGTGGTGCGCTCACCCGGCATCAGCCGCTACCGCGACGAGGTGCTCGAGCTGCAGGCCGCCGGCGTGCAGCTCACGACCGCGACGAACCTGTGGTTCGCCGAGCACCACGACGAGCACGTCATCGGGATCACCGGCACGAAGGGCAAGTCGACCACCGCCTCGCTCGTGGAGCGCCTCGTCACCGCCGCCGGAGCCCACGCCGAGCTCGCCGGCAACATCGGCCGCCCGCTGCTCGACCTGCTGCACCCCCAGCGCCCGCCCGACGTCTGGGTCGTCGAGCTGTCGAGCTACCAGGCGGCGGACCTGCGCTTCTCCCCCGAGGTCGCCGTCGTCGTCAACCTGTTCCGCGAGCACGTCGACTGGCACGGCAGCGAGGCGGTCTACTACGCCGACAAGCTGAACATCCTGCGCCACCGGCCGCGCGTGGCGATCCTCAACGGCCGCGACGCCCGCCTCGTCGAGCTCGCCGGCGAAGTGCCGAGCGTGCTGTTCGGCGTGCAGGCCGGCTACGACGTCGAGGAGGGGGCCGTCGTGCGCGACGGCCGGACCGTCGTGCGCATGGACCATACGGCGCTGCTCGGCGAGCACAACGCGCTGAACGTCGCCGCTGCGCTCGCCGCCGCCGACGCCGCCGGCTGGCCGGCCGCCGATCCCGAGGCCGCGCTCGCCGGCTTCGAGCCGCTCGCGCACCGCCTGCAGACGGTCATCGACGACGGCGCCGTGCGCTTCGTCGACGACTCGATCTCCACCACCCCCGAGTCGAGCGCCGCCGCGCTGCGCGCGCTGCCCGGGCGGCCGCTGGCGCTCATCGTCGGCGGCCACGATCGCGGGCAAGACTTCGCCGCACTTGCCGATGCGGTCGCCGAGCACGGCCGCGTGCGCCGCGTCGTCGGCGTGCCCGACAACGGCGAGCGGGCGCTCGCCGCCATCACCGCGCGCTGTGGCGACGCGGTCGAAGCGCGGATGGCGCATGGCCTCGACGAGGCGGTCGGGCTCGCCCACGGCGCCGTCTACCGCGGCGGCGTCGTTCTGCTGTCCCCCGCCGCTCCGAGCTTCGGGCACTTCCGCGACTTCACGGAGCGCGGCGAGCGCTTCCGTCAGGCCGCGTCGCGCGTGCGCATGCCTCGGTGA
- a CDS encoding 5-methyltetrahydropteroyltriglutamate--homocysteine S-methyltransferase gives MAARTSPPFRADHVGSLLRPPALLTARDDHAAGRIDDAELRGVEDEAIRDAVQLQRDVGLQDATDGEFRRASWHMDFIYALGGITKVEGENLKVRFHNEEGDIEFTPAAARVSEKIGLQETIFEDAFTFLRDAVTDGVTPKLTIPSPSMVHYRGGRSAIDESVYPDLGAFWEDLGAAYGEEVRRLHELGCRYLQLDDTSLAYVNDPEQRRYIADLGGDAEHQHETYIATVNRALAGRPRDMTITTHLCRGNHASSWVASGGYDFVAEALFNDLDVDGFFLEYDDERSGTFEPLRFVPKDRYVVLGLVTTKRPQLESKDELKRRIDEAAGYVDLDQLCLSPQCGFSSTVAGNRLTHDDQRAKLALVVETAAEVWGAP, from the coding sequence ATGGCCGCCCGCACCAGTCCCCCGTTCCGCGCCGACCACGTCGGCAGCCTCCTGCGCCCGCCCGCGCTGCTGACGGCCCGCGACGATCACGCGGCGGGGCGCATCGACGACGCCGAGCTGCGCGGCGTCGAGGACGAGGCGATCCGCGACGCGGTCCAGCTGCAGCGGGACGTGGGACTCCAGGACGCGACCGACGGGGAGTTCCGCCGCGCGTCGTGGCACATGGACTTCATCTACGCGCTCGGCGGCATCACGAAGGTCGAGGGCGAGAACCTCAAGGTCCGGTTCCACAACGAGGAGGGCGACATCGAGTTCACGCCCGCCGCCGCGCGCGTGAGCGAGAAGATCGGCCTGCAGGAGACGATCTTCGAGGACGCGTTCACGTTCCTGCGCGACGCCGTCACCGACGGCGTCACGCCGAAGCTCACGATCCCGTCGCCGTCGATGGTCCACTACCGCGGCGGGCGCTCGGCGATCGACGAGTCCGTCTACCCCGACCTCGGCGCGTTCTGGGAGGACCTGGGCGCGGCGTACGGCGAGGAGGTGCGGCGCCTGCACGAGCTCGGCTGCCGCTACCTGCAGCTCGACGACACGAGCCTCGCGTACGTCAACGACCCGGAGCAGCGCAGGTACATCGCCGACCTCGGCGGCGACGCCGAGCACCAGCACGAGACGTACATCGCCACGGTCAACCGGGCGCTGGCCGGCCGGCCGCGCGACATGACGATCACGACGCACCTGTGCCGCGGCAACCACGCGTCGTCGTGGGTCGCCTCCGGCGGCTACGACTTCGTGGCCGAGGCGCTGTTCAACGACCTCGACGTCGACGGCTTCTTCCTCGAATACGACGACGAGCGCTCGGGCACGTTCGAGCCCCTGCGGTTCGTGCCCAAGGACAGGTACGTCGTGCTCGGCCTGGTCACGACCAAGCGGCCGCAGCTCGAGTCCAAGGACGAACTCAAGCGCCGCATCGACGAGGCCGCCGGGTACGTCGACCTCGACCAGCTCTGCCTGTCGCCGCAGTGCGGGTTCTCCTCGACCGTGGCCGGCAACAGGCTCACGCACGACGACCAGCGCGCGAAGCTCGCGCTCGTGGTCGAGACCGCCGCCGAGGTCTGGGGCGCGCCATGA
- a CDS encoding nuclear transport factor 2 family protein: MTGDRGDRLTIRELVEGWALWRDALDWDRFRTVWHEDGRMMATWWQGPYEEFIRVSVEGFERGVRILHFLGGGTVDVEGDRAIAQTKMTINQRAEVEGVLSDVLCTGRFYDFFERRGGRWGLVLRQPIYEKDRLDPVMPGTAPVLDPAVLERFPEGYRHLAYLQHGIGYPVKTDMPGIIGPEVERLYADGAAWLRGEPLAR, encoded by the coding sequence ATGACGGGCGACCGCGGCGACCGCCTGACGATCCGCGAGCTCGTCGAGGGCTGGGCGCTCTGGCGCGACGCGCTCGACTGGGACCGCTTCCGCACGGTCTGGCACGAGGACGGCCGGATGATGGCGACCTGGTGGCAGGGCCCGTACGAGGAGTTCATCCGCGTGAGCGTCGAGGGCTTCGAGCGGGGGGTGCGGATCCTGCACTTCCTCGGCGGCGGGACGGTCGACGTCGAGGGCGACCGCGCGATCGCCCAGACGAAGATGACGATCAACCAGCGCGCCGAGGTCGAGGGGGTGCTCAGCGACGTGTTGTGCACCGGGCGCTTCTACGACTTCTTCGAGCGCCGCGGCGGCCGTTGGGGGCTCGTGCTGCGCCAGCCGATCTACGAGAAGGACCGCCTCGACCCGGTCATGCCCGGCACAGCGCCCGTGCTCGACCCAGCGGTGCTCGAGCGCTTCCCGGAGGGCTACCGCCACCTCGCCTACCTCCAGCACGGCATCGGCTACCCGGTGAAGACCGACATGCCCGGGATCATCGGACCGGAGGTCGAGCGCCTTTACGCGGACGGCGCGGCGTGGCTGCGGGGCGAGCCGCTGGCGCGCTGA
- a CDS encoding alpha/beta hydrolase, giving the protein MHDFEITRDVEFAQVDGRPLLLDLYRPVAEDDVPAVVMLHGGAWMLGDRTMYAAERIEPVVRHGIAVASASYRFTDEATYPAQLHDVKAAVRWVRANAEEHGLSAERVGAWGASAGGYLALMLGLTGGRDELEGDVGGHTGLDSSVQAVCALFAPSDLVALDDHVPDPDMPFPAHIQRGPAFDGPSPSARLLGLSAIRDDTEAALAASPVMHAGRGDARFLLLHGDADPMVPVSQSQAMFGALAGAGQDASLLILAGANHEGPEFARPPVLAAVAEFFADAL; this is encoded by the coding sequence ATGCACGACTTCGAGATCACCCGCGACGTCGAGTTCGCGCAGGTGGACGGGCGCCCGCTGCTGCTGGACCTCTACCGGCCGGTCGCCGAGGACGACGTGCCCGCCGTCGTGATGCTGCACGGCGGCGCATGGATGCTCGGCGACCGGACGATGTACGCGGCCGAGCGCATCGAGCCGGTGGTGCGCCACGGGATCGCGGTGGCCAGCGCGAGCTATCGCTTCACCGACGAGGCGACGTACCCGGCGCAGCTGCACGACGTCAAGGCGGCGGTCCGGTGGGTGCGCGCCAACGCGGAAGAGCACGGGCTCAGCGCCGAGCGCGTCGGGGCGTGGGGGGCGTCGGCCGGTGGCTACCTCGCGCTGATGCTGGGCCTGACCGGCGGCCGCGACGAGCTCGAGGGCGACGTCGGCGGGCACACCGGGCTCGACAGCTCCGTGCAGGCGGTGTGCGCGCTCTTCGCGCCGAGCGACCTCGTTGCGCTCGACGACCACGTGCCCGACCCCGACATGCCGTTCCCGGCGCACATCCAGCGCGGGCCGGCCTTCGACGGGCCGAGCCCGTCCGCGCGGCTGCTCGGGCTGAGCGCCATCCGCGACGACACGGAGGCGGCGCTCGCCGCCAGCCCCGTCATGCACGCCGGCCGGGGCGACGCCCGCTTCCTGCTCCTGCACGGCGACGCCGATCCCATGGTTCCGGTGTCGCAGAGCCAGGCGATGTTCGGCGCGCTGGCAGGCGCCGGGCAGGACGCGAGCCTGCTCATCCTCGCGGGCGCCAACCACGAGGGCCCCGAGTTCGCGCGGCCACCGGTCCTCGCGGCGGTCGCCGAGTTCTTCGCCGACGCGCTGTAG
- a CDS encoding alpha-ketoacid dehydrogenase subunit beta, giving the protein MASETAAGVETMTYREALRLAMREELERDPSVFLMGEEIGVFQGSYKVTAGLFDDFGPERVMETPISEEGFVGAAVGAAMSGMRPVAEIMTLNFILVAMDQVVNHAAKVRYMFGGQVGVPLVIRTPNGAGNQLTAQHSQSFEGWFANVPGLKVVAPATPADARGLLKAAIRDDDPVLVVENLQLYKAKGEVDTSVDGEVPIGLARVARAGTDLTLVAHSFAVTRCLHVAEQLQDEHGISAEVVDLRSLRPLDMETVAASVAKTNRALCVEEGWASYGVTAEVASRISTACFDDLDAPVGRVGMAEVPMPYAKSLEDAALPHEAKILSAALEVCGA; this is encoded by the coding sequence ATGGCCTCCGAGACCGCCGCCGGCGTCGAGACCATGACCTACCGCGAGGCGCTGCGCCTGGCGATGCGCGAGGAGCTCGAGCGCGACCCGTCCGTCTTCCTCATGGGCGAGGAGATCGGCGTGTTCCAGGGCTCCTACAAGGTGACCGCCGGCCTCTTCGACGACTTCGGCCCGGAGCGCGTGATGGAGACCCCGATCTCCGAGGAGGGGTTCGTCGGCGCCGCCGTCGGCGCGGCGATGTCGGGCATGCGCCCGGTCGCCGAGATCATGACCCTGAACTTCATCCTCGTGGCGATGGACCAGGTCGTCAACCACGCGGCGAAGGTGCGCTACATGTTCGGCGGCCAGGTCGGCGTCCCCCTCGTGATCCGCACCCCGAACGGCGCCGGCAACCAGCTCACCGCGCAGCACTCGCAGTCCTTCGAGGGCTGGTTCGCCAACGTCCCCGGCCTGAAGGTCGTCGCGCCCGCGACCCCGGCGGACGCGCGCGGCCTGCTGAAGGCGGCCATCCGCGACGACGATCCCGTGCTCGTCGTCGAGAACCTTCAGCTCTACAAGGCCAAGGGCGAGGTCGACACCTCCGTCGACGGCGAGGTGCCGATCGGCCTGGCGCGCGTCGCGCGGGCTGGCACGGACCTCACGCTTGTGGCACATTCCTTCGCCGTGACCCGCTGCCTGCACGTGGCCGAGCAGCTGCAGGACGAGCACGGCATCTCAGCCGAGGTCGTCGACCTGCGCTCGCTGCGCCCACTCGACATGGAGACCGTCGCGGCCTCCGTGGCGAAGACGAACCGCGCGCTGTGCGTCGAGGAGGGCTGGGCGTCCTACGGCGTGACCGCCGAGGTCGCCAGCCGCATCTCGACCGCGTGCTTCGACGACCTGGACGCGCCCGTCGGGCGGGTCGGCATGGCGGAGGTCCCGATGCCCTACGCCAAGAGCCTCGAGGATGCGGCGCTTCCGCACGAGGCGAAGATCCTGTCCGCTGCGCTGGAGGTCTGTGGTGCCTGA